In a single window of the Daphnia carinata strain CSIRO-1 chromosome 4, CSIRO_AGI_Dcar_HiC_V3, whole genome shotgun sequence genome:
- the LOC130694550 gene encoding thioredoxin-2-like, producing the protein MVYQVASKEDFSEQLKKAGGKLVVVDFYATWCGPCKMIAPKIEAMSKEFTDVVFLKVDVDECEEVASEYNISCMPTFLYLKDGVKVAEFSGANETQLRALVEQHK; encoded by the exons ATGGTTTATCAAGTTGCTAGCAAG GAGGATTTTAGCGAACAGTTGAAGAAAGCAGGAGGCAAACTGGTTGTTGTGGACTTTTACGCCACTTGGTGTGGTCCCTGCAAAATGATAGCTCCAAAAATTGAG GCCATGTCGAAGGAGTTCACTGATGTCGTTTTCCTGAAAGTAGATGTGGATGAATGTGAAGAAGTTGCATCTGAATACAACATCTCCTGCATGCCTACTTTCCTTTATTTGAAGGATGGTGTAAAG GTGGCAGAGTTTTCTGGGGCCAATGAAACACAACTTCGAGCATTGGTCGAACAACACAAGTAG